A single window of Leishmania braziliensis MHOM/BR/75/M2904 complete genome, chromosome 27 DNA harbors:
- a CDS encoding putative ATPase, whose protein sequence is MIRVPGNWTCAHYPCAFAEIRNECYLCRLVPVFTAALTYELEASVRVSLIEARRFASQDFAPAETQHVVYTPCPSGIEYCPCSAGSLSSEPMVIRCPLFHYMAKEVTVDGPRRDTRATAAHVAAALMGRYVVVGAEFRIQDGVYTVRQVVLQKGYRGVALVCSDCRVRVNDSQRVGSSGLGGGGAVRPIGLDSEADQLLQLLLCADKSASAFVGVMARGPRGCGVSTTVRYALESVAATHTVLIWSSCFSPSEACREGRGGTVVLVVTEAEHIFAAAEPELAKLHMRKLQRDAAVVRGGGSGAARSVVVLCVTHDYGLCAPDVLEELVTFHLVFSFPGASQRAVLLASVRGGSAMDWMGAAQRLVGRTCVETLEAARLPDIGSVLPFKAVRWSEIGGLAEVKDRLHRALVWPQQQPELFQRFHITPPRGILLYGPPGCAKTTLIKALCSEGNFSLIYLDSATVVSAYVGESERYLRDVFTRARRQAPCIVFFDEVEVLGGRRVSGGHDSEHVRLLSTLLTEIDGFSDICGVCFVGATNVPHLLDPALMRPGRFDYMVHVSLPTLADRESILQLLLCKTAADTRAIAEKTEGFSGADLKVFCSEALLALLKESAGVPQVFQEGAIVTAYLSQRASGFQGTHYDAAALDQFQREHASV, encoded by the coding sequence ATGATTCGCGTACCGGGCAACTGGACTTGCGCACATTATCCCTGCGCCTTTGCTGAGATACGGAATGAGTGTTATCTGTGCCGTCTTGTGCCCGtcttcaccgccgcccttACATACGAACTGGAGGCTTCTGTGCGCGTGAGCCTGATAGAGGCGCGGCGCTTTGCAAGTCAGGACTTTGCCCCCGCAGAGACTCAGCACGTCGTGTACACGCCGTGCCCCAGCGGCATTGAGTACTGCCCCTGTTCTGCAGGGAGCCTTTCAAGCGAGCCTATGGTGATTCGATGCCCCTTATTCCATTACATGGCAAAGGAGGTGACGGTAGACGGGCCACGACGTGACACCCGTGCTACCGCTGCTcatgtcgctgctgcccttaTGGGACGCTACGTTGTGGTCGGGGCTGAGTTTCGCATACAGGACGGCGTCTACACTGTGCGGCAAGTGGTACTACAGAAGGGCTATCGCGGGGTGGCGCTTGTCTGCAGCGACTGCCGCGTGCGTGTGAATGACTCTCAGCGGGTCGGTAGCAGCGGCCTTGGCGGGGGAGGAGCAGTACGACCCATTGGGCTTGATAGTGAGGCAGACCAACTCCTGCAGTTGCTGTTGTGCGCCGACAAGTCCGCGAGTGCGTTTGTCGGCGTCATGGCGCGCGGCCCCCGGGGGTGTGGCGTTTCCACCACAGTGCGGTACGCTCTGGAAAGCGTTGctgccacacacacggtGCTAATATGGTCGAGTTGCTTTTCGCCGTCAGAGGCATGTCGCGAGGGACGGGGTGGCACAGTGGTCCTGGTTGTCACTGAAGCTGAGCACATTTTTGCGGCGGCTGAACCGGAACTCGCGAAGCTTCATATGCGTAAGCTCCAGCGAGACGCCGCGGTTGTTCGcgggggcggcagcggtgccgcccgATCCGTTGTTGTGCTGTGTGTCACCCATGACTACGGTCTCTGTGCACCCGacgtgctggaggagctcgtTACATTTCATCTTGTATTTTCCTTCCCTGGTGCATCACAGCGCGCAGTCTTGCTGGCCAGTgtgcgaggcggcagcgccatggACTGGATGGGTGCAGCACAGCGTCTCGTAGGGCGGACATGCGTGGAGACGCTGGAGGCTGCTCGGCTGCCTGATATCGGTTCTGTGCTCCCATTCAAGGCAGTGCGGTGGTCGGAGATCGGTGGACTGGCGGAGGTGAAAGACAGGCTGCATCGCGCACTTGTgtggccgcagcagcagcccgaGCTCTTTCAACGCTTCCACATCACCCCACCGCGCGGAATCCTTCTCTACGGTCCCCCAGGGTGCGCTAAGACGACGCTCATAAAGGCCCTCTGTTCGGAAGGGAACTTCTCGCTCATCTACCTAGACTCTGCGACCGTGGTGAGTGCGTAtgtgggggagagcgagcgctATCTACGAGACGTTTTCACCCGTGCCCGCCGCCAGGCGCCGTGCATTGTGTTCTTTGatgaggtggaggtgctTGGTGGCCGTCGGGTCAGCGGCGGGCACGATAGCGAGCATGTGCGCCTCCTGTCGACTCTTCTCACGGAGATCGACGGTTTTTCAGACATCTGCGGGGTCTGCTTTGTGGGCGCTACCAACGTGCCGCACCTCCTTGATCCAGCGTTGATGCGACCTGGGCGGTTTGATTATATGGTACACGTATCGCTGCCCACCTTGGCAGACCGCGAGTCCATTCTGCAGCTATTGCTGTGCAAAACCGCCGCTGACACCCGCGCCATCGCGGAGAAGACGGAAGGTTTTAGCGGCGCTGACCTGAAGGTGTTCTGCTCCGAGGCCCTTTTGGCGTTGTTGAAGGAGTCTGCCGGTGTTCCACAGGTGTTCCAGGAGGGGGCGATCGTGACGGCGTACCTGTCGCAGAGGGCGAGTGGTTTTCAGGGTACCCACTatgacgctgccgctctcgACCAGTTTCAACGTGAACACGCGTCTGTGTGA